Proteins co-encoded in one Arachis stenosperma cultivar V10309 chromosome 7, arast.V10309.gnm1.PFL2, whole genome shotgun sequence genomic window:
- the LOC130940422 gene encoding uncharacterized protein LOC130940422, giving the protein MSAAVCGSKRSFFEELPPSSPPTSVSKRLRCSSSSPIRLSLPTLIDHLRHHFPHMDDQVLERALQECGNDLDAAIKRLHGLCLGSADESSATLEQPDAAVETGVLEDNINGDASASASGNQSATSNFPSDGAEWIDLFVREMTCATSIDDARARAARLLEVLEKSISALASSEETIALRKENLMLKEQIEALTKERNCFKSAFRIQHERLSDYEVKSQELQQLKQLVSQYQEQIRTLEVNNYALRMHLNQAQQYNPFPGRFPPDAF; this is encoded by the exons ATGTCTGCTGCGGTGTGCGGAAGCAAGAGATCTTTCTTCGAAGAGCTTCCTCCTTCTTCGCCACCAACATCTGTCTCCAAGAGGCTGCGCTGCTCCTCTTCTTCCCCAATTCGTCTCTCCCTTCCTACTCTCATCGATCACCTTCGCCATCATTTCCCTCATATGGATGACCAG GTTCTCGAGAGAGCGCTCCAAGAATGCGGAAATGATCTAGATGCTGCCATCAAGAGGTTGCATGGCCTTTGTCTGGGATCTGCAGATGAAAGTTCTGCTACCCTTGAGCAACCAGATGCTGCCGTGGAGACAG GTGTATTGGAAGATAATATTAATGGGGatgcttctgcttctgcttctggGAACCAGTCAGCTACAAGCAACTTTCCTTCTGATGGAGCAGAGTGGATTGACCTGTTTGTTAGAGAAATGACATGTGCTACCAGCATCGATGATGCCAGAGCCCGTGCTGCTAGACTTCTGGAGGTTCTAGAGAAATCAATCAGTGCCCTTGCAAGTTCCGAGGAAACAATTGCACTTCGCAAG GAGAACCTGATGCTGAAGGAGCAAATTGAAGCCTTGACTAAGGAGAGAAATTGTTTTAAAAGTGCCTTCAGAATCCAGCATGAAAGGCTGTCTGACTATGAGGTCAAAAGCCAAGAGTTGCAACAGTTGAAGCAATTGGTGTCTCAATACCAGGAACAGATCAGAACTCTCGAG GTGAATAACTATGCCTTGCGAATGCATTTGAATCAGGCTCAACAGTACAACCCCTTTCCTGGGCGTTTCCCTCCTGATGCCTTTTAA